GCAACAACCCCATTCGGCCGGGATGGGAGCATCCAGGGATTGCCGATCCGCGTGAGTGAAATGCTGTCAACTCTGGACGGAACAGCCTATATCGAACGAGTTTCAACGCATGACGTGCCGAATATCATCAAAGCGAAGAAAGCGATCCGCAAGGCATTTGAAACACAGAAGCAGGGACTAGGTTTCTCTATGGTCGAGGTCCTTTCCAGCTGTCCGACGAACTGGGGCCTTGACCCAAATGAATCGCTGGATTGGATTAAGGATAATATGGTGCCTGCCTATCCTCTAGGAGTGTATAAGAATTCACAGAAGGGGGATGGTCGCTGATGGAGGAAATTTTGATTGCCGGCTTTGGCGGGCAGGGTGTCATGTCGATGGGCCAGTTGATTGCCTATGCCGGGATGAAGGAAGGAAAGTTTGTATCATGGCTGCCTTCATACGGACCTGAACAGCGAGGAGGTACGGCCAACTGTGCAGTCGTGGTCAGCGAGGAACAGGTCGGTTCACCGCTTGTTTCAAGACCGAGTACAGCGATCGTGCTGAATAACCCTTCATATGAAAAATTTGAGCCGATGGTCAGGGCTGGCGGGTTATTAATAGTAAACTCTTCCCTGATTTCAAAAGGATCGGAAAGAAA
This portion of the Mesobacillus sp. S13 genome encodes:
- a CDS encoding 2-oxoacid:acceptor oxidoreductase family protein, which codes for MEEILIAGFGGQGVMSMGQLIAYAGMKEGKFVSWLPSYGPEQRGGTANCAVVVSEEQVGSPLVSRPSTAIVLNNPSYEKFEPMVRAGGLLIVNSSLISKGSERNDIRVLNIDATDKANELGNSKIANMILLGAFLEETGILSDDSILEALKKVLSPEKHSLLEINRQALELGRSMANIATT